One Gammaproteobacteria bacterium DNA window includes the following coding sequences:
- a CDS encoding MSMEG_0570 family nitrogen starvation response protein: MPEMHFRIQWPDDSEAEWYSPSLVIKEFLNPGEAYELDDFVRRAGEALNIASERVREKYGYACSAAMDQLAQLEVIAERFQDKPDARVRVVDFS; this comes from the coding sequence ATGCCAGAAATGCATTTTCGAATTCAGTGGCCCGATGACTCCGAGGCGGAATGGTATTCGCCTTCGCTGGTTATCAAGGAGTTTCTTAACCCGGGAGAGGCCTATGAGTTGGACGATTTTGTCCGCCGCGCCGGCGAGGCGCTCAACATCGCCTCAGAGCGGGTACGGGAAAAGTACGGCTATGCCTGCTCCGCGGCCATGGACCAACTCGCGCAACTCGAGGTGATCGCTGAGCGGTTCCAGGATAAGCCCGACGCGAGGGTTCGAGTCGTTGAC